From the genome of Mustelus asterias chromosome 7, sMusAst1.hap1.1, whole genome shotgun sequence, one region includes:
- the pdp1 gene encoding pyruvate dehydrogenase phosphatase catalytic subunit 1: protein MLVPIQLVFPALRNGELSRVYVTACRHHSFQNYLPALINRQPEDRSVRKTFPRSLLKWGKPEYLFGHFHLRNYRTTVAQFYNLTPPQVNSILKANEYSFKVPEFDGKNVSSVLGFDSNQLPSNSPVEDRRCAATCLQTRGTLLSVIDGHAGCACAQAVSERLFYYIAVALLNQETLLEIENAVENGGVVLPLLQWHKHPIDYFSKEASKMYFDSLRTYWQELIDLHTEETPDTVEALTNSFKRLDNDISLEAQVGNSNSFLNNWQLRVAFSGATVCVAHIDGVDLHIANTGDSRAVLGVQGEDGTWSALTLSNDHNAQNASEVERVKSEHPKSEAKSVIKQDRLLSLLMPFRAFGDVKFKWSIDLQKRVLESGPELLNENECTKFFPPNYHTPPYLTAQPEVTYHKLRPQDKFIVLATDGLWEMLHREEVVRIVGEHLTGVHLQQPISVGGYKVTLGQMHGLLMERRDRISSAFEDQNSATHLIRHSVGQNEFGAIDHERLSKMLSLPEELARMYRDDITVTVVQFNSHVINTHYKHNAGN, encoded by the coding sequence ATGTTGGTGCCAATACAGCTTGTGTTTCCAGCACTTCGAAATGGAGAGTTAAGCAGAGTATATGTCACCGCCTGCCGCCATCACAGTTTCCAGAATTACTTACCTGCACTAATCAATCGACAGCCAGAAGACCGATCCGTGCGAAAGACTTTTCCAAGATCCTTGCTCAAATGGGGCAAGCCTGAATACTTATTTGGTCATTTCCATTTAAGGAACTACAGGACCACGGTTGCACAGTTTTACAACCTCACTCCGCCTCAAGTTAACAGTATCCTAAAGGCAAATGAGTACAGTTTTAAAGTACCTGAATTTGATGGGAAAAATGTTAGTTCTGTTCTAGGTTTTGACTCTAACCAGTTGCCATCTAATTCTCCCGTCGAAGATCGAAGGTGTGCAGCTACCTGTCTGCAAACAAGAGGCACGCTGCTGAGTGTAATAGATGGACATGCAGGATGTGCCTGTGCACAGGCAGTCAGTGAAAGACTCTTTTACTATATTGCTGTTGCTTTGCTAAATCAGGAAACCTTACTGGAAATAGAGAATGCAGTGGAAAATGGTGGTGTTGTATTGCCACTTTTACAGTGGCACAAACATCCTATTGACTACTTCAGTAAGGAGGCATCAAAAATGTACTTTGACAGCTTAAGAACCTACTGGCAAGAGTTAATTGACCTCCACACTGAGGAGACTCCTGATACAGTTGAAGCTTTGACAAATTCATTCAAAAGGCTTGATAATGACATTTCATTGGAAGCTCAAGTGGGTAACAGTAACTCCTTTCTCAATAATTGGCAGTTGAGAGTGGCATTTTCTGGTGCCACTGTCTGTGTTGCACACATAGATGGTGTAGACTTGCACATTGCGAATACTGGAGACAGCAGAGCTGTACTTGGTGTTCAGGGGGAGGATGGAACCTGGTCTGCACTCACACTGTCCAATGATCATAATGCACAAAACGCgagtgaagtggaaagggtcaagTCTGAGCACCCAAAATCGGAAGCAAAATCTGTTATTAAACAAGACCGTCTGCTTTCCTTGCTAATGCCATTTAGAGCTTTTGGAGATGTTAAGTTTAAGTGGAGCATAGATCTGCAGAAACGTGTACTGGAGTCTGGCCCAGAGCTGTTAAATGAGAATGAATGTACAAAATTCTTCCCACCTAATTATCACACTCCCCCATATCTAACAGCTCAACCTGAAGTCACATACCATAAACTAAGGCCTCAGGATAAATTCATTGTACTCGCCACAGATGGGCTGTGGGAAATGTTACATAGAGAAGAAGTTGTAAGAATTGTTGGGGAGCATCTAACTGGTGTCCACCTTCAGCAGCCTATTTCTGTTGGGGGTTACAAAGTGACTCTTGGTCAGATGCATGGCCTATTAATGGAGAGGAGAGATCGCATTTCATCCGCATTTGAGGATCAGAATTCTGCAACTCATCTTATAAGGCACTCAGTTGGTCAAAATGAGTTTGGAGCTATTGACCATGAGCGATTGTCCAAGATGCTCAGTCTTCCTGAAGAACTGGCACGAATGTACAGAGATGATATAACAGTTACAGTGGTGCAATTTAATTCCCATGTTATAAATACACATTACAAGCATAATGCAGGAAACTAA